In the Ptychodera flava strain L36383 chromosome 23 unlocalized genomic scaffold, AS_Pfla_20210202 Scaffold_23__1_contigs__length_28996876_pilon, whole genome shotgun sequence genome, GCGAGTGCaaatgtcactataataaatatccataccataccatactttTCTTATACAGTACTGCACTTATTTTCCCTGTTGGCGTTACAACTGAGTCCCCAGAAGGAGAGAATGTACAGATTGTGTCTGAAACAATCTACAATATAGTATCATACTTGGTCGTGTCATCGACAATAAAATAATCCAGATTGGTAACTCTTGCATTGAAATCGCCTATTGGAATCATTAAGTTGCCGCAGCTAACAGAACATCGTCCAAAGGTCGTACAAGCACTTTGGTTTTTCAAGATCTGTTATTCTTTAAGATTCTTCACGTAACTGTGCCTTTAAAACAGGTAGATATTCTTCTAAGTTGTCGACTCTTAATTGAAGGAACCTAAAATTTGtcttaaatttcttttttgtcTAATTGCATCTAAGTTGACATCCAGGGCAGAAatattttcctttgaaattgagtctgtgatgctgagtttagGTGAACTACACCAGAGGTTCGTTCTATATTCCCAACTGCAACAAAGAGTTCAACAAGACATACTTTAAATGCCAGTGACACGTGGCAGTTTATCAATGAAATGCGTAGACGGATCAGAAAATGTCCAATTTTTCCTACATAGATTTCTAAATCCGTCGCCTTCCTGTACAATCAACCTTTCTTTACCTTTGCAAGTCTCTATGATATCTTTCGAGATTGCAACACAAATTTAAATGTGGAAATATCGCCTGAATGATGGAGCACTAAAATCATTCTGTTAATAACGTGAACGCTCGCATGCCCCGTCATTTCTCATGTATGGAACGCCTACCCAAGTGATCGTGGGACATTCCATGACGTGGAGGCACTCTTTATTTTGGAGAAGGATGTCGTTGAAGGTGACTAAACGTGACCATTTCGAGTCTCTATCAATATTTAATGTGATTATGAACTTATGCAAAAAGCTCACTTCTCATATTGGCAATAGAGTATAGGTATGGCATTGTATGGTATAAACCAGTGTATGGGTTAAACTCTGTACTTTGAGatcccaaattttaaaaatcaaatcatTTCTCTCTGTGCCCCTGAAAAATAATCTCGCCTTAGGTAACCCCTCGCAAATTTTGACTCGGAACATTAGTGCTCCTTGTCTGTTGATGTAGGATCATGCTTTGGTTCTCCCATTTAGATGAGGTTGGCCCTCCCCTAGGGGGCTCCAATCTGGCAAGGTTTGTCCTTCCCTTTATGACCCCGTCTGGTAAGGCTGGCTTATCCCTTGGGGTATCCTTGTGTGGCAATGCTGTTCCGTTCTTAGAGGTCCTTGTCTTAAAAGTTTGGTCTGTCTTTTGATATCTTCAAGTTCAAACCAACTGGTCTTGGCTAGGCCCTTGCAATTGTCCAACATCACACGTGTGGTTACACAGCTTTGCTTCCATCTGATAAGGGTGATTACATTCCTTTTGATTCAGTCACATAATTGTAATGATCACACCCTTAAGATACACCAACACGTGAATTGCCATTAATTGCCATTAAAATCTTGGAATCTTTACACAGGAGGTTCATAGGTTTATAACTATACTGTAGGGGTTTCTTCGTACAGAGATTCTAATTAAGTTTCTCTATGCTACAGAGGAGAATATGAATCAACCAATGAAACAGCTCATGGCCGAAGATGAACTCGTTCATATACCTCAGCGACACTTCAGTTTCCCGTAGAAACATGGAATAAATTTCGCCAAACAAGCGTATATAGGCGGTAGAATGAAGCGCAAACTATGATTTAACTTTTCAAATGTTTAGTTAAAAACAATGGCGAGTGTTTAGAGCGGGAATGTGCATCAAACCCCTGACTAGAACAGTAAGATTTTCTATTCAAGCAGCAATTGAACATGAAGAGTTCATTGGTAACAATCATTCACGTGTAACCTAGACAGTATGCTAAAGATATGTTTTGCTTCtttatgttaaaaataataTGCACTTCTGCGGGTACTACTGCTATCTATATTTGGAATCAATCACCCTGTAAGCTCCTAAAACTATGCTGTTGCAGTGCCTATATATCTGAACACAGCCAAAGCAATAACATTTAAAAGCATAATTATGTGGTGATTTATAAAATCGTATAACCTCGTCTTCTTTCGGTCTTTAACACCatttattacccctcgtggcctcGCGTTATTAGAAACACGTCGCTGCACCCCTCGGCCTATAGCCTCTGGGATAGCAATATATTTATGGTAACGTGTGATCTCCCTTAGGGTTATAAATTTGCGCTATGGTCCTCACTGCCAGGTAGTAGAAGACTGGTACCCCTAGAAAAATAAACCGTTTAGTTTcatactctgatacatattttACATGTGTGCGTTTCTTTTAATTTACAGGTACATTTGTCGAACATTTACATGAAACTGGAAGATTTCACTGTTGAATTATTGGAAATGTGCGAGGACTCGGCAACACTACGGACCGTACTACACGGTGCAAGTGACTCTAATTTGTCCTCGTTGAGTAATGGTCGTTGGAAAACTGTGAATGAGGCTATCGATAAAAATCAAAAGAAGGTATATAtaacaaatttaatgtcaagACAGACGTATGTTTATACAAGTTGAAGGGGCTAGAGAAATGCCCTTATACCATTCCTTTCACAAACTGCGAAAGTTGCTTTATCAATTTTTGTGGTTACTTATATTAAACTTTACAGTTCAGCGTTATTAATCgatatgaaagacaaagaattattttgtttttttcacttaCCTACGTACGCTTGTACTTTCTCCGACAGTTTATCAGTCATTCTCACATTCAAGAAATCATGCGGTCAGCATGGTTACATGGCCAACCTAAGTGGTCAGAATACCCAGGATTTTGGTGGAATATCCTCTACGCCGTATTTGCAGTGGTTGTCTGTGGATTGTTACATCCCCTCCTTGCACTTTTGCATATTGCATGGCCTCATACACAATTCATCATGTCACCAAAGACTAGATTTATCTCATATTTGTTCTCGAATTTTTTCTTCTTATGGATTATGCTCTGGCATATAAACCCTTATCTCTCATTTTTGCAAGCATCAAGCTTCTTAGTATATGAACTGCAGCAAGCCATAGCCTTTGGTTTCAGCAAGTACATTCGGGACGGCTGGAATGTAATTGATATTTGCAACTTTACAACCTTCGTTTTCGCTCATTTCTTGTATATTTTACCCAGCTGCCGCTGTCGCCTTTAGGCTTTCGTACATTGTCTActttattgataatttttacaaGATTAGTAGTAGTTACTGTTGTATTTATTAATTTACGAACTCTTCAgtatctttatttttttaagaAGATTGGCTCTATACTATTGATCTTTATTCGGATGTCGTCAGACGTTTTGAACTTTTGTTGCTTGTTCATGTTTGTGGTCATTGTTTTTGCGGTtggtattttttacaattatgaTGGCGTAAAGCGATTGCAACGTATCGAGGCATCAGAGAGCTGGGATAGGTAGGTTTGCAGTAGAAACTGCCTTTACATTTCAAAACACACCCAAAGAAACGATAGCgtcaatattttaaatacagTGTCATTGTAAAGAATGCATCTATTGATGAATACACAAAAAGACATGTTCGCATCATTATATAAATGCGATATTAATCAGTCTCTGATCGCATATCTTCCTTTGTGTTTTCTTCATCAAGCTGCTCATTTGACAATTGatgagcaattttcttttttcacgtTTTCGCTATTTATAAATGAAATAGATTATCTCGTATCTTAATCTCCATTTCGGTGAGCGAGGTACCATCAAATACCTTTGAAAAGCAGTAAAGTGGCTTCGTGCATTTTGAAATCATCACATATTTTTATAGATACTCAACAgaatcaaaacaatgttgttAGCATTGTTAACATGTTGTTAACTTTACCTTTGATTTAGTTGGTATAGGGCTATACAGAATTTAATATGGTCTGTCTCCGGCTCAAATTATCATGATGAGTTATCTGTCTCTCCGATAAACACTGGCGTCAATGAAACCTCTGAAGAGCAATTCGAACATCTCAACGTTTGGGCTATCTCCATAACCGGTAATATACTATACGGAATGTTTTGCTTCTTCATAATTATCATACTGTTTAACCTCTGCATCGCTATGATGTCTGAAACCTACACGAAAATAAAGGTATGTATTTGAAGTTAACATACTTGTGATCTAACACAATGTTTGATATCATGGGATATTTCGATTACCAAGTAGTGTAATTTGTGAGCCACCGAGGCAGGTTTTCTTCGTGAATAACAGAGACACTGTGTGAggtgaaatattaaatattctCATATTGATCGAAAGTAACAAAAAGCACCGATCCATAGTTCTTCTCCTCATTATCTGACAGTTAATCCCTTCAACCTTTAGATACTTGACTgactgaaatttggtaaaactccTCTGAGGCCTGTAAGGCCTCCACTAGGAAATACATTCTACTGCTCTTATACAAACATTCATTGAAAAAAGGTTCCAATATAACTAATCATTAATTCAAATAGGAGCTTGAACACTCTGGAAGAATATAACCTCTTATCACCTTGATGTGACGTcataaaatattacttttttgtttacatctttTAGGCTATGGTTAATgcccaaatatttatttatttatttatttatttatttatttatttatttatttatttatttatttatttatttatttatttatttattatttatttatttatttaactttatttactGTCGATAAAATTTTTGGCCAATAAGGCCGATCTTCCACAAGGTCGAcattaaaaatttacagaatgacaAAATATCTTATTTTCCAGGTCGTTGTTGTCTGAAAGTGTCgaataatttgaaataaaacgcGAGTGTGTAATTAAAATTTacagttttaaaaataatttatcgctgaaaaaaaattctctcacACTTACATATTTGAATGATACGATTGCTTCACATATGTCTTATCTCCTGCTGTGTTGATGTAGAATACGTCTCGGAGAGAGAGACACGGGTgcgttatttttttaaatacttttctgatctaccatcaAGGGTAGGGTTCCTTTTAAATGTCCTGAAGAAAGAATCATGTCACTGTCTTACTTTGTCAAAAATCGAAtattttcccaatagagttaagACAGCCTGTGATGTCAGCCATTTTCAATGTCAAACATTAGAAATATATTTGTACCCTCCTCAGTCATCGCATGCCTATCTCACTCTAATTGTTTGGGTGTTACTGCTACCCCGTCATGATGTCGATGTATACAGACGACAAACTACGCGAATTGAAGCGATCTCGGTGTCACATAATTTAAATGGGTCTCAATGTGGAAATGTGTCCATACAACGTTTCTTAGATATACAAGGAAAACAGCAAACCAGtttttgttacaaaaatattaatagAAATTGACGTTTCTAACAATAAAATCCCGTATTTAGGATGTTACTTTGCATAAAATATTTACCCACTCTGCATTTGACATAATGTACCGAAGCACTCAACTCACTATGAGCTAATGATGTTTTTTTTGTAGGAAAACATTGACATCGAATGGACTTTCTGTCGTACAACACTATGGATGGACTTTATCAGAGGACCAATCTTGCCACCTCCATTCAACTTGATCCCAACTCGCAACTTTAtaacgaaaattttcaaatcgatGTTCTGCAAATCGAACCGCACAAGTCCAGAGGtaagttgtttttattttgtcacaACACACTGTATCGTTCTGCAGGCATTGTAAAACTGAGATCTTATCACATATCTCAAAAGCACATCACTATTTCAACTGATTTCGTGGTATCAACTCGCTATAATCAAAATAACGGAAAATTCGTTTTTCCTCTTCAGAATGTTGGAGAGGCGGAGTTGCGCCACCACGGACATGGCGAAAACAATTATGAACTGCCTTATGAAGATGTGAGTTGTGATATTCCTCTTCGTTCACATCATCACTATCGCCACGTGTGTGACTTTCTTGACCACTGCAACTTATAGAAATACGGTTTCTAACAAGTACATAATATGCATTTCTTTGACAGGTGCTTCGTGTTCTCACCATGCAGTACGTTAGCAAGTACATTAACCTTGGCAGTCAAGGGCCAGTACACAGACACGCGACTACTTTACCGCATACTATCGATGATGAACTTAGCGATGTCGTATACATGTAAGGTAGAATGAGCCTCGGGGAAAgtcattcggactctcaaatttgtacaactATTTTCTTAGGTACCACTTGTGACagctcactttaaagctcttgcagTAAAAAGATTCACCATCTTTCTTATTATATGAGCTGTATAAGTAGGgattgagcaaacgtttaaatACACTGGAGGATTCGATCACTGCATCAAaaggcaataatacagataaattcacattaactTTGTTGCTTGTATCATAGAATAATACGTGTGAATTCACAGGATTCCACACAAATACAGGTGTGCTAAGTAAAACagatggattcttgactgtattcatttGTATATGCGCTATTCAGCTATAattcaggcaataatccatgcaaagTATTATAGGATTTCACTCAGTGGATGTGTGTCTTAGGTTGTTCATCTTACATTATTTCATAGTACAGTGCTCTACCATTTACGATACTTAAATCTGATAAAGAGTTATAGacttttttcccaaaatatttcatagACTTAGTTATTGCGTGCAAGCATGAATTCAAACCAAAATCAATTAACTTAACAGGTTTGCCAGAAATTGTATTTTGAGTAAACAACATTCAAGAGATGACATAGCTATTTAAAATTGATGTGCGATGACATGACTGCCGTAATCTACGTAATTGGTATGCTGTGCACAAACGTATTAACTAAATTCCAGATAGTTTTACTACATTTGTAGACAGCTTAAGCAGCAGTCGTTTAGGGATCTTTCAATATGACGCCATTATAACTGTGATTTCAGTGACGAGTTACATATATTTGCCAGAAGGGATATTATTTCGtttataattcatgtaaatcaTTACAGCATGATTTGTGCTTTTAAATTTTACTCTTATGCTTTTCGTGTTAAAAGGCCAAAGTAGCTTTTGACCGGCCTGCTAGACATAAAAGGTTCACATGCATGCCATTATGGCAAATGATTAACACCTTGAATATTATCTCGTCAAACCAGCTGTTTTGTCTCTTAAGGTAATCCATATACAACAAATACATTGCATTGTGATTTTAATTCTATTATATCCAACATAGAGTGGTCAACTTCTACAGCCAATTTTCTCATGCATATATTAACTTACTTAC is a window encoding:
- the LOC139124125 gene encoding short transient receptor potential channel 4-like; the protein is MFCFFIIIILFNLCIAMMSETYTKIKENIDIEWTFCRTTLWMDFIRGPILPPPFNLIPTRNFITKIFKSMFCKSNRTSPENVGEAELRHHGHGENNYELPYEDVLRVLTMQYVSKYINLGSQGPVHRHATTLPHTIDDELSDVVYM